A segment of the Cricetulus griseus strain 17A/GY chromosome 6, alternate assembly CriGri-PICRH-1.0, whole genome shotgun sequence genome:
aatgctgattggccattagccaggcaagaagtataggtggggttaccagactaggagaattctggggagaggggagagagagtgagtcACAAGGGAGATACCATGTAACTGCCGAGGGAGCAAGAGGGCTGGGTATCACCGGTAAACCAAGAcacagattattagaaatggttTAAAATTTAAAGCTAGCTAATAAAAAGCCCGAGCCactggtcaaacagtttataattaatataagcctctatgtatttatttgggactaaagggcttcCAGACcctgtgggacagaaactccgtCTTCAGATGGgtgcttgcctgcatgcatgtaagtgCACCAAGTGCATGCGTACCCAGGGAAACTAGGACTGgttcccttggagctagagttactgaCAGTAGTGAGCCACCACCTGGGTGTTTGGAttagaacccagatcctctgcaagagcagcaacccAAACCTGTGCACCAGAAAGGTGGGCGTCTCCAGCTTCAGTGTGCAGAGGCTTTTATTAAAATGCAGACAGTCCCATAGGTCTGGGGAGGTTCACAGCATGAGCGGTATGAAACTCGCTTACCAGTAGCCACTGTGAAGCATTTGTTACCGTTACTCTTTCCCCGCAGAGGCAGAAATGTGTGATCCCATGGTCACCCAGTGAGGGTCAGGACATACTCAGGAAACAAAAGCCCCTGGGGCCCATGCATGCTGTTATGCAGACCTGCTTGTGTGAAGACGGCCTGAGTCTGTCTTTGATGCCCAAGGACAGGAGACATCgtcttctctggcagtggaagGCGGGTGAGGTCCTCTGGGCCTCCCAGCTGCTTTGCAGCTCTAGATTCCACGGCTCACCTGGGGGTGGTGTCGGGGGAAGGGGTGTGGAGTAGGTCAGCAAGGTCTTGTTTAGGAAACCCCTTTCCTTTACAGCTCGGTTAGCACACCAAGGCACACAGTCCCTGAGCCCGCGAGTTTACAATAGTCCCGCTTCCCAGTTGCGTTCACAGTGATCCATTTGATCGTTCCCCGTGTATTTACGGTGTTGTTGCTGCTAATGACTTAACTGTTGGGTGGGCATATTGAATGGTTTTGTATGGAAGTGGGTGCTCTGTGAAGATTTTATAAATACCTTACGTTATTTCACATCTGCGGGGAGGGCCTGTGATTAGGGAACATTCCGGAACACCAGGGAATCCTCCACTGTACACCTAACAGTTCATTtactctctggaggcagaggtttGTGTCGGAAGCCAAGCAGCCCTTTTCTCTCCCATTCCTTTTTGATCTTAGTTCAAAGACACTAACAAGATAAATCCACCAGGGTCTCAAAAGGTTTGGTCGCCACCTAGTGGATGATCGGGTAGCGGCCGCTAACATAACGGCCATGCACGCACAATCCAAGCCTGGATTTTATGTCTCCAACTTGGTTAATTTGGCTAATATTAGAGAACCATTTCTAACCCACCACCATGACTGCCGCAGTTCGGCATCCTCAGAGTCGCTCACTGCACTGTCAGAAGTGAGCTTAGGAAGAGGTGCAAAGGCCTCCGGGAAGGCTTGCAGCAGGCCCCGCCCTCTCCTAGGACTTCCCTCAAAAGCTGACTCCCTCCCAGCCGCGCCCGCTAAACTCATTGTGCCACATTGTTGCTAAAACTTCTTCCCCCAAATCCCAAAGATAAACCAAGATAGGATGCCACCAGAGTTCACTCGGGAAGAACAATGAGTTCATTAGGCTTCCTTACAGGGCGATGGTGGTTGCAGGCAATAGTGTTGGTGGCCTTAAAGCAGCTAGGCTGGAAGGTTTTCACCCGGCATGGGCTACCCTCGCCACCATGGTGGTATAGATGGAGCCCCTTCCCTCATCCTCTCAACCTATATCCTCTAGCCCCCCGCACAAGCCAAGTACATTTGGGACAGAATTGCATACAGGTGGTTAGGATTGTCTGGCCACTCCAGTGAGGATCCCATCAGCCTCCTCACGCTGTGGCGATACTTTGTAAGCGGGTACAGTCGAGTTCAGGGAGACGGCAGCAGAGGGGTTAGTCCTGTGCAACGCACCCTGCTCCTCACTCAACAACAACTCAAGCCATTCCCAGCCATGTGTCTGATGCATGAAGCAGTAACAGTAGCGCTTGCTCAACAGTGTCAGCATGAAGGTCAGGGTAACAGAGCCCCATCCTCagcagagaaaataaagacaaactgGAGAGAAAACcacatttataaacaaaaaacccagacaaacagaaaaaacaacaacaacagaaatgacaCCAAGGCAGAAAAAATTCAGATATGTGTTCTGTTTAATTAGTCTCAAGGAAGGAAAAGTCCAAGTccacaaaaacatacaaaattaaaCATACAGCATTACAACAGCAAATGATCATGTTGAATAGATTCAGGCCACATTACACAGGACAATAAATACCACTGTTACCTTGAATACAGTACCACCAGGGGTTCCGACTTCAACAGAACTGTTCAAGTATATGCATGAAAACCAAATGTGTAGGCCATGTAAGAAGCTGTTCTTAGGTCTTGCTAGAACATGACCCCAAGAGGACAAAGGATCAGAACAAAACCTCCTTTTCCGTGAAGACCAGTGCTGTCTCTTGTCTCCTCCAtggtctaggacagccaggaactCCATAACCTTCAAGTCAGTTACAGGTCTTCAGCCCTTTGGTCATATGGGAAAGTCCAAAGTCACGCCATCAGGGACTTCCTACAGTGCTTTGTGCTTTCTCCACTCACGGGTGTTACTAGGCCTGAGATACTGTTTTCCTTACGTCATTCTTGGGTTTGACAAGATCTGAGGGCTATGTAAACACCTCCCAAATGAGAGGTGCTTCCGGAAGTACACCGATTTGTCACTGTGGCCAGATAGTCTGGTTTGGCCTTGATCTGAAGGAGTTCACAGGTCAGTGTCCAATGCTATCCACTTGTCTGCGTGAGACATGTCCTTAGAGATCACAGAGAAAGCTGTACTTGATTAACTGCACTCAATATAATGGAACAAACTGCAATATTCAACAGAACCCAGTCCTATCCAATAATACTGTTTAACATGGACAATCAGCTTGGGCAAAGAGGTAAACAAAGCCACCTCTTTGGGCTGCTAGAGCTGTCGAAACATAGAACAGGAATTCCAGTCCCCAGATTGGGAGCCAATTTCCATGAATGGTGACGGGAACCAATGCATGAGGCATACATGTGTGTAAGTCAGACTTCCGTTTACCAACCCTGAAGCTTCCTAAAGATCTGCATAAAAACCTAGAGAAAGAATAAGAGAGGAGCCAGTGACAGTTCAAATCATCTGTGTCCAAGGAGTAGGGAAGTGAGCACACAAGGCCTCACTCAGGGGTGTGAAGAGGGAGAGGAGTGGCACTGCCCTCCCAAAACAAGGTGCACACCATGGGGCCTATGTGGATGGTGCGTCTGTGGGCTGACTGCAAATCGTACATATTTTGGTCACAGAAAAAGGCATGAGACAGCTGGGCAGTGGATgagcatgactttaatcccagcactctgaaggcagaggcaggaggatctccgtgagttcgaggccagcctggtctacaaagtgagttccaggacagccagggctacacaaagaaatcctgtctcaaaaaacaaactaacaaacaaaaatgccacGAGACTGCCATGTAAGAATGTACTTTCTCCAGGAGGGCAGTGCAAAAAGAATTGGAAAATAAAGTCCTGAAAGAAAAAggctggagggaaaaaaaaaagagttcgtGTGTTGTTCGATATGGCTGACAGAGTGTGCCTGATATCTGAGCTTTGCACTGGTTTTGAGGATGACCTGGTCTCGCTGATCTGCTGACACAGATGGCACCTGCGGCTGCGTGAGATTTCCAGCTGTCCTTTTCCCTAAAGgtgaaaaaaaacccaacagagTCATGGATGCCCAAATCAAGTCCAACAGTTGTTTCACTGCCTGAGAGCAGCAGCCAAGAAAAGGTTTGCAGAAACACATGGATGAAAGTTCCCCAGGCAGAAAAGACTCCAACGCAGCTGAGGAAGGAGAGCCAGGAGGCCACAGCAGATAAGAACACTCAGGACAGTATCCAGATGCACACACCCCCACAGGcgcagacagacacacacgcacacgtgcacTCACTCACGCACGGCAAATGTGTCTGCTTCCTCCCCAGTCATGATTAGAAACCCTGCTCCTACAAACGGAAATAGACCATTAGTTTTGACCCAGACCAACAGGATATGGGCCCCTGGTTGGTAATTTGACAACTTACATTTGAGTATTACCCAAAAGTCTAAGGCGCTAGGGCATTCTTTCTTGCCTCACCCGACAGCAGCAACCATGGTTGGGCCTGCTGACATTCCCTCTGGAAAGACTATGAATGATTTTAACTTGAGTTTTGAGAACTCAGAAATGGGCTACAGCACTACCTCTGGActtaaaatgccttttaaaatgcGCCAGATAGACAATCTAGATGCCTTTGCCTCTGGCAAGGAACTGGCTCAGATAAATGACACTCAAAATAGAAACACATGTGATCCCCTAACTGCAGTGGAACTGAGGCTGGAGGAGGGTGGAGGACAGACCCAGGGAAAGACTAACAGCAGAAACACTGCTTGAGGGTTTATGCAAAACCACGAGGCAGGCAGCCAGCAGGGCCTTTCTTCTCTGAGACACTAGGGTTTCTCTCATGTAAAGCAGGTTCACACCACTCCCGTACTCCAGAGACAGGGACACTGGGGCCAGGTCTATGCTGGTGGACTGGCACTGCTGTTTCGATCGTTTGTATCAGACACATGAGTTAATTTTTACCGTTGGGTCCCTCAAAGCCTAAGATGGCATACCAAGAACAGCCTTACTGAGACCTCTGAAAATAAGTGTTGAGGCGGGGTGGGGTAACCGGAGAGCCAGCGGCTACTTGAGTCAGTTATCACAACTGGGTTGCAATTCGCCATACCTGTGGGTGGGGCCCCCACTTTTAGACACCTGCGGGTCTTGGAGATTCTTTACCTCAGGAGTCACTTTAACTTATACATGCTTTGCTTTCCTccatttgttttgagttttttctcTCTGGATGAAGACGTGAGACCATAGTTGTTtgcatttccctttttcttcagGTCCAGGTGAGCTTGTGATCTGGAGGCCCCACAGGAGTCTCTTGGGTCCAGCACTGCGGACTTCGTAGGAATTCGGATGTTCCCATTGGCTTCCAGGGCAGGGCTGCCCTCAGCGCAGGGTGGAGCACAGAGGTGAAGCTTGGGGGCCTTActtgatttcttcttcttttccattctcacCTCAGGGGCTTGTTTCTGAGAACACAGCCTGGGGCGCCCAGGCCCATCCACAGATCTAGGTGAAGTCTCAAATGTGTAGTAGGATGGGTGGATTTCTTCATGGTGGAAACCTTTCTTTCGAGAAGGGCCTGGCTTTGGAATCCCTTCCGGGGACAATAATGGCTTGGACAGCACACTGGTGAGGAGTTTTCCTCTCCTGGGGCTTTTCAGCATCCCAGAGGCCCCAGGGGGCCTTGCCTTGGCAGCTCGGGCCTTCTCACACTGCACAGTTTGGACCTGCAGCCATTCCAGCTGAAGAAGTCTGTCTATGTACTTCCCGAGGAACCCCGTGGCCCGGGGCAGGGCCTCACTCCTGCACTCTGTGTTCATGGCCACAGCCATATCCTGGAGGTCCCAGGAGCTGAACGGGGGTGGAAGAAAGTCGGGGTAGCAGTGTTCAGGTTCTGCCAGCCTCGGGTCTGGGTAGAGACTGAAGGATACTGGATCTATCTCTTCAGCTCGAAGGTTGAGGTCAGGGGGCGTGAATGGAGAAGGAGGAATGGCCACTCTCTCTGAGTCGGATAGGTCACTTGCACTGTCCTCGTCAGTGCCATCCTTAATGATTTTCATGGActgaaattcaaggaacagcttgCTTCCAGAGGCAGCCTGACACCTGGAGCTGAGCACGGTCCGCTCTTGATCCTGTCTTCCCTCAGTGGAAATGGTTCGAATGAGCTTATCTGCTGCAGGCTGGGAGATGCCAAGGAGGCTGCTTCCCAGGTGGGAAGAGGCCTGGAGTCCTTGGGATCTACTCTGCCTTTTCCCGGAAGACGTCTTTGAATGTTGTTCTTGATTCCAAGATGAGCCAGCATTCATactgccaaaaaaataaaactgaggtCTAATCACTAATGATTAGAGAAACAGGAGTCTCCTGCTAACACTTTAGCTATTACTAATATGAGGCCTCCAGGTGCTCTACAGAAGCAGGATTTGCAAACCAGTTTCCACTCTGTACTCTAGTCAGGGGCCCGTAGAGAATGCATGCCCCAAATGTGGCATTTACGTGAGTGGGGGAACTCCTGTCCTCGTACCTGTCCAGCAAGTGCTTACACCATTAAGCCACCCCCAGCCTGGATTTCACTGTTTAATCACCAACCCGAGGAAGGTTCTGAGACAACTGAAATTTTGCGTACTAAAGCAtgtaaaaatatgtaaacatatgCACGTACTTCAGTCTTTACACACTGAAGTATGTAAGTTTTTCACTGTTCATTCCAACCTATACCAGGAGTCAAACCTTTACTGCTGTCTTTCCAAGTGGGAGACACTCAGGAACAGCTGTGTTTCAAAGGCTAGAAGGGGCCATCAAGATGCCTCaccaggtaaaagcacttgccccCAACCCTAAGGACCTGAGCTTCATccccagacccacatggtagaaggagagaattaactcctttaacttattttctaaacacatgtgcactgtggcatgcgTGTacataaacactcatacacacacacacacacacacacacacacacacacacacaccccaatagaATGTGATAAGGATAGAAATAAAGTCACATGGTACCAGGATAATTGATTCAAGGAAGACGGAAAGCAGGACAGATGCTGTCTTGGGAACAGCAGGCAAAGAGAAGGAACACCTGTTCTGCCCTGTTCTAGTGGACCAGCAAATGCCTTCTAGAGTACTTGCAAGTGAGGCGGGTCTCACGGGAGTTGAAATACCTCCTTTTTGGTTTCCTAACCACGCATTTTTAACTAAAGTTAATAGTACTTCCTTATGATAGAGTCGGATGCGGGATAAGAAGAAGGTACTTTCTAGGAAGGGGAAGATTCGTTTGTGCAGTGTTCTCTAGATTACTCTGCAACAATTATTTGAAAAGGCATCACACTTGCTTAACACACGCAGACGACATCAGGTCAGTGCAAGCAGGCAGTGCAAACAAATGAGAGAATGGCTGCCATTAGGAATTGTCTGCAGATTGGAGAGGAGGCTtggcagtttagagcactggctattcttgcagaggacttgggttcagtcccAACACCCTCAGGGCAGCTCAGAAGCACTTCTACTCAATTTCCAGGGTATTCAATGCCTTCTTCAGGCGTGGAGgtgcatgcatgcaaaatactaatacacataaaaataaacaaagctaaaaaaaaaaaaaaacctgttcacAGCCAgctgcacatcacacacaccagcCTTTGGTGGTCTCCCTCTCTTCTGAAcagaaggaagctgagagagcAACTAAAGCCAACTAAGAATGCTGAGACACATTTCTGCTACAGACAAAGTGCAAATGAAGTCCAACGAGGAAGAACTGAAGGGTCTGCCTTTTGCATGAGGAGACAGGATCTGGAAACTAGTTACCTGCTTTTTTGATGAAAGTCACTCATCCTATTCCTTTTCTTAAACAGGTCACAGGGCTGCTCATCATCTGAGGTTTGATGggttgtctaaaaaacaaaaataacagagtATTGATCAGAAAGTGCTGTGAACTCACAGGcctgtgcatgagcacacacacacacacacacacacacacacacacacacacacacacacacactcacacacacacacacactagcagaCCTACGCTCATGGCATGACATGACTGTTACCATCTTGAATCAGACTATCTGACCACCAACAGGAAATGTTTGCAAGGTCAGGCTATTAGTTTCCCTAGTAGAAAGAAGTCACGGGACGCCCTTAAAAGACAGGGCCTACCAACATTCCCCACTGTAGGAGCTGGAGAGGAAAGTCCATCAGACCTGCACTTTAGAGCCCCTCTCTCCATTCCCCTCCTGCCTTGCCAACAGTGTGCCATACCTACTTCCCCAACAGCACGTGGCCTTGGGAGTGGCAGAGTACCTAGGAGGGGGAAGGCTGACTGGGTTTGGGGGACCAGTGAAGCTACTTCTCTGAGTTGTCCCTCATGCTGGAGAGGGACTGTTGGTCACCCACGTTCCTTTAAGTGACCCCCAACAAATTCACTGGTCCACCAGAATGCACTTGAGGTATGTTGACACCCTCTCTCATGGGTTGTAGAATAACAACAatttaaatattatgtaaataatacaaataatgtaACAGAAggtgcacacacttgcacactggAAGCATAAAACAGGAGAGGACCGAGACAAATCTAAGTAAGATTTCCTCTCAAAGTTATATCACCTTCTCTGCAGCGCTCAGAATAGTCTTGCTCAATCTGTTGCCAGATGATGACAGCTGGGGAGGGGTCTTCTTTATCCCCCTTATCTTTGGAGAGGACGCCGAGCCACCGGAACTGGAAAGGACACAACACTGACAGTAAGTACTGATTGGCAGTTGGTTACCTTTCCACGTGTTTTTGATCTTTGTATttgagccacactgaacctcGAAGCTGTGGCTGGGCAGTGGCTCAGAATCCTGCACTACATGAGAAATGGGGAGGATACTGTAACATGTTTACAGTTTGAtagttttaatatttatcatGCATTAAATGTGCGTGATAGAGGGGTGGATGTTCGAATGCAAGTGTGGATGACCTCACAGGTTAGATGAGGGCTAGAATTaactggcagttgtgagccagctACCCAATATCGGTGTTGAGAATATTTACCCTTTTACCTGCACGGTGTCTATTAAGTGTGAGACCACAGGGTTATGAGAGCTGTGAATGGATTCTGAAGCCTCACctacacatacacgcacgcacgtgcCTTTCAAGTGATGCCAATTAAATTCACCTTTTACCCCAaagaacattcattcattcattcattcactcactcatctAGTGATACAAGACAGTCTAAAACATACAAAGACTGCACACAGGGTCCTCATCCCACAAAGACAAAACGCCAGTGGGGAGGTGCCCTCTGAATTCCTCCAAATTCACCATCATACCAACCCATGAAAAGATCCTTAGCGGGGGTCTGGGGCCGAGGCTGCAGAGCACTGCAGATTCTCCTGTGGACCCCAGTTAAGCTTCCAGCACTATGTGGGTGGCTCACAGgggcctgcaactccagttccaagtggaCACCCTCCCCTGGCTCCCAGAGAACTTGTACTCATGGATACACATAATGTCAAAGACCATCAGCGAACTAACTCCCGTTATAGGTTACAAGCTGTCTCACTATGAAGTGCAGGTACTCACACCACAGGCAGCCATAATTACTGTTATTTTGAGGAGCCTGCTGAAAGAGCATGCCGTAGAAACTGAGTATTTCTCTCCTGTAATACCCCAGCCTCTATCAAATTGAAAAGAGGTGGGCTTGTGGGAGATTCCCTCAACCACCACCATCAGGAAACCCTTCTAGGTTTACACGTGAAGATATCAAAACCAAACCGTGACATTTTATGGTTAATGATTCCTTTTAGATTCAGAAAACGTTCGTTGGTCACCCTCTGTCTTTACCCTGTTCCTCCTGTTGTAAAgtggaaaagaaaccaaaaaggaaaGTCTGATCTGACCCGGGCACTCACTTTTAGAATGTGCAGTGCCTGCCGGGCTCCTCATCTACCTGGAAAACTGGACACATaggaggtatgtgtgtgtgtgtgtgtgtgtgtgtgtgtgtgtgtgtgtgtgtgtgtgtgtgtgtgtgtgtgtgtgtgtgtgtgtgtgtgtgtgtgtgtgtgtgtgtgtgtgtgtgtgtgtgtgtgtgtgtgtgtgtgtgtgtgtgtgtgtgtgtgtgtgtgtgtgtgtgtgtgtgtgtgtgtgtgtgtgtgtgtgtgtgtgtgtgtgtgtgtgtgtgtgtgtgtgtgtgtgtgtgtgtgtgtgtgtgtgtgtgtgtgtgtgtgtgtgtgtgtgtgtgtgtgtgtgtgtgtgtgtgtgtgtgtgtgtgtgtgtgtgtgtgtgtgtgtgtgtgtgtgtgtgtgtgtgtgtgtgtgtgtgtgtgtgtgtgtgtgtgtgtgtgtgtgtgtgtgtgtgtgtgtgtgtgtgtgtgtgtgtgtgtgtgtgtgtgtgtgtgtgtgtgtgtgtgtgtgtgtgtgtgtgtgtgtgtgtgtgtgtgtgtgtgtgtgtgtgtgtgtgtgtgtgtgtgtgtgtgtgtgtgtgtgtgtgtgtgtgtgtgtgtgtgtgtgtgtgtgtgtgtgtgtgtgtgtgtgtgtgtgtgtgtgtgtgtgtgtgtgtgtgtgtgtgtgtgtgtgtgtgtgtgtgtgtgtgtgtgtgtgtgtgtgtgtgtgtgtgtgtgtgtgtgtgtgtgtgtgtgtgtgtgtgtgtgtgtgtgtgtgtgtgtgtgtgtgtgtgtgtgtgtgtgtgtgtgtgtgtgtgtgtgtgtgtgtgtgtgtgtgtgtgtgtgtgtgtgtgtgtgtgtgtgtgtgtgtgtgtgtgtgtgtgtgtgtgtgtgtgtgtgtgtgtgtgtgtgtgtgtgtgtgtgtgtgtgtgtgtgtgtgtgtgtgtgtgtgtgtgtgtatgtgtggttccTAGGATAAAAACAAGCCTGCGGTGCAATCAGGGTGCAGGGGTGAGGAATGGGGAgtggacagagagacagggaggaggcagagaaccCATGGTTTCAGCTTGCATAGCAGCAAAACTAAAGCTCAAGACATTTGGCTACAAAAATGCTCCTCAAGAGCCAGAAGCTGGATTCCCGGCAGCTGCACAATCCATCTTGGGTAttagcccctgttcccactgtctTCCTCTCTGGCTGCAAGCCCGGCAAACGGAAGCAACGTCCCTCACCTCCCCCGCCGGGAACCGGCTGCCGGGCCAATAGGGAGGCACAGCATGGTGGGGAGGTGTGGGCATGATGCTTCCCTCAGCAGCAAGCTTCCCCAGTCTGGCCGCTAGTCCAGGTCGCTGCAGATAGGTGGCCCAGAGCTGGCTGGCTTGCAGGCTTACCATAGT
Coding sequences within it:
- the Fam217b gene encoding protein FAM217B encodes the protein MSDFHQKSSMNAGSSWNQEQHSKTSSGKRQSRSQGLQASSHLGSSLLGISQPAADKLIRTISTEGRQDQERTVLSSRCQAASGSKLFLEFQSMKIIKDGTDEDSASDLSDSERVAIPPSPFTPPDLNLRAEEIDPVSFSLYPDPRLAEPEHCYPDFLPPPFSSWDLQDMAVAMNTECRSEALPRATGFLGKYIDRLLQLEWLQVQTVQCEKARAAKARPPGASGMLKSPRRGKLLTSVLSKPLLSPEGIPKPGPSRKKGFHHEEIHPSYYTFETSPRSVDGPGRPRLCSQKQAPEVRMEKKKKSSKAPKLHLCAPPCAEGSPALEANGNIRIPTKSAVLDPRDSCGASRSQAHLDLKKKGNANNYGLTSSSREKKLKTNGGKQSMYKLK